Below is a genomic region from Deltaproteobacteria bacterium.
TCAGTCGCTTTTTCTCAGGAGAGGATTTATCAATAGCAGTATTGCAATAAACACTATTTCCTCCAGTTTCATTTTTCATTGCCTCTGAAATGCAAATCGTATTTATAATTGAACTTTTTGAACTATTTTTTGGTATTATTTGGGTGTTTTCTTGGATTGAATTTCTTTGCTGCTTTTCGTATCGAAGGTGCTCCCAATAATAGGTAAGTGTTTCCCAAAGTGCCAATTGAGGAAAGATAGTAGACATCAATTTAAAAGTCGTGTTGATGGCTTTTTTTAAAGGGGGTCTTGCTATACCATTACAATTCTGAGGTACGTCATTTTCCTCATTGCTCAATCTTTTGTTTTCTTCCTCTTTCTCTTTTTTAAATTCTAGGTAGGCTCTTTTTAGATCGGAATTAGTGTCTTGAGTGAAAGATGTGATCCATTTAGTACCTTTCGCATCTTTGCCATTAATGCATTTTAAGGTATTGGCCTGCGCTGATTGTGCGGAGCTATATGATACTGAAAGCGCAATAATTAAATTTAATAAGAAAAAGATGGATCTGCACTTTTGCATGTGAATCTTTTCGGTTTTTATTACAATAACTAAATGAAATTAAGGGACTATTTTAATAATGAAGTCAATTTACACCGGATTTTTCAATGAGGACGAATTCATGTAAGTCTCAACCAAAAGTCTGGTCAATTTCTGTCAGATAAGTTATGGTTCTGCCTATGAATCTGTTGCAATTGCAAAAAGCAAATAAAAGTTTTGGGACCAAAGTTCTTTTTCAAGAGGCCAGTTTTTCTGTCAATGAGGGCGAACATATGGGGGTGATTGGGCCAAATGGTGCTGGAAAGTCAACCTTGTTTAAGGTCCTAGTTGGTGAGCAACTTTTAGATAGTGGGCAGCTGATAAAGTCTCAACAGTTGAGAATCGGGTATTTAGAGCAGGAATCGGAGTGGAATTTATCGCAAACGACGGAAGAATTTTTGAATGAAAATTGTAGTAAGAAAATATGGGAACTCAAGATTATTGGAGAAAGTTTAGGGTTAACAGAGACGCATTTTAAAACGCCTTTACATCAGTTAAGTGGTGGTTATCGGATGCGAATGAAACTGGTCTACTTGATTGGACTTGAGCCTAATCTGATGTTGTTGGATGAGCCAACAAATTTTTTAGATTTAGAAAGCATCTTGGCTTTAGAAAATTTTTTGCAAAATTATGAAGGTGCTTTTTTATTGATATCGCACGATCGAGAGTTTTTAAGAAGAACCACAGAGTCAACTCTTGAGGTGGAGGCAGGAGATATTACTAAATTCCCTGGCCAAATTGATGATTATTTTGAACAAAAAAATCAATTAAGAATTATTTTGGAAGCGCAGATTTCAAATCAAGAAGCTAAAAGAAAAAGTATTCAAGATTTTGTCGATCGATTTGGGGCAAAGGCTACAAAAGCCAAACAGGCCCAAAGCCGATTAAAACAACTTGAAAAAATGGAACAAATCGAAATCAAAGATCTCTCTGTTAAAGCTAAGATAGCCATACCTGTTCCTATTCATACAGGCAAAGAGTCGTTGTATTTAGAAAATGCTGATTTGGGCTATCAAAATAATGCGATTCTTAAAAATGTCACGTTGAGGTTGAATCGAGGAACTCATTTAGGAATAGTTGGTGTTAATGGCGCTGGAAAATCCACCTTATTAAGGTCCTTGTCTGGAGTACTACCATTAATTAAGGGAACATTGACCTTGGGTTACCAAGTAAATTTAGGATATTTCTCGCAACATTCTGCAGATCAGTTAGATGAAAATGATAGAATCATTGATGCATTAGAAAAAGCAGCTCATCCTGATTTAAAAAATCAGGAAATTTTAAATTTGGCTGGATCCTTATTATTTTCAGGTGATGCTGTTTACAAAAAGATTAAAGTTTTATCCGGTGGCGAAAAATCAAGAGTCGCCCTGGGACAGATTTTATTAAAACGTTGTCCCTTTTTATTGTTGGATGAGCCCACAAATCATTTGGATTTTGAAACCGTGGAGGCCTTAACGGAAGCCTTGAGAGAGTTTGAGGGTACACTTGTTGTTGTCAGTCATGATCGGTCTTTTATTCGTAGAGTGTCAAGTCAGATTCTAGAAATAAAAGACGGAGGAGTGGATATTTACCCAGGAACCTATGATGAATATATTTGGAGCGTTCAAAGGCGTCAAAAAAATTCTATTTCAGATAAATCTAAATCTGAAATAAAAAATCATTTAGAGCAGGATGAACAAGTTAAAGTTTCTATTCCTAAAATTAATTTTAAAGAAGAAATAAGAAAACAAAATGTCAAAAACAGGGAATTTCAAAATCAATTATTAAAGATAGAAAAACAGTTAAAATTAGTAGAAGAATTAAGACTGAAAAAAACAGAAGAATTAATCTCAGCAAATGGCCATAAAGCGATGGAATTGGTGAAAGAGCTTAAAGAACATTCAGACGAAATTATTCGTATCGAAAATGATTGGGTTTCGGTGATGGAAAACTTAGATAGAGGATTAAAAAAGGTTGAAGATTGGACTAAGCAAAAATGAGGATAAGGTACGTACAACAATTAGAAACAGGTATTCTATTAAAAAGGTATAAAAGGTTTTTTGCCGATATACAGTTTCAGGATAAACAAATTACGGCTCACGTTCCCAATACAGGAAGCCTTAAATCTTGCTTATTTGAAGGTCAGAAATGCTATTTTTCACATTCTTCTAATCCTGAAAGAAAATTAAAATACACTTTGGAAAGTTTAGAGACACCCACAGGATTAGTAGGTGTTAATACACAGATGCCTAATCAGCTAGTTAAAAAGGCTTTGGAAAATAAATTTTTAAAACAGTGGAAAAATTTTGATATAATAAAGCCAGAATTTAAAATTAGTCCTGAAACGCGTATTGATTTTCGCGTTGAAGACTCCAATTCAAAAAAAGTTCATTATATCGAAGTCAAAAATGTGAGCCTCAAAGAAAAGGGAGTGGCTCTTTTTCCTGATGCTGTAACTGCCCGGGGGCAAAAACATTTAAATGAGTTAATGAAACTTCAAAAAGAGGGGAATACTTGTGAAATTATTTTTGTGATTCAGCGTGATGATGTGAAATCTTTTCAGGCAGCGAAAGAAATAGATTCTGATTATGCAAATCTGCTAAAACAAAGTCATGACTTAGGAGTTTTGATCACTCCGTTAGTTTGTCATTTGAATGATCAAGAGATTTTTTTAACGAATGAAATTCTACCGGTAGAATTTTAATTTGATCAGGCGGCTTTATTTGGAACAAATAGATCTTTATCAAAAAGTAAATTGTTATCAATGATTTCAGAATAGAAGGAGGGTCTTTGTCCTGTAGGTTCGAGCTGTCCTTCCAGTTTATCTCCTTTTCTTACCAGTCTTGGGATTTTAAATATGGGAACGACATTGTAACTGCCATCTGGATGGAAACCATGTACCTCGCTAATTTCTGTTATTCTTCTTGATCCGTCACCAAGTCTGGATACTTGGATGATCATCTCAATGGCTGAAGAAACCTGGGAACGTAAGGCTTTTTCGCTGATCTTTGCTTCTCCACTTTGTGCTAGAGCCTCCAATCGAATGATGGCATCTTCTGGAGTGTTAGCATGAACCGTTCCCATGCAGCCTTTATGGCCTGTATTCATCGCATTGATGAGCTCAATAGCCTCGCTAGAGCGAACCTCTCCTACAATAATTCTGTCTGGACGTAATCTTAACGAGGATTTCAACAAATCTTTCATTGAAACTTCAAACTTACCTTGAGCATCGGCTTGTCGTGTTTCAAAAAAAACAACATGTTCATAAGTGATTTTTAACTCGTTTGAATCTTCGATGACAATAATTCTTTGACCAGGTGGTATATGGCTGCACAGTAAAGTAAGCAAAGTGGTTTTTCCCGAACCAGTTCCCCCACTGACAATTATATTTTTTCCAAGACGCATACAAATGACTAAAAAGAGAGCGGCTTTTTGTGATAAGGCCATTTTTACATAGTCGGCCCAACTGATTTTGGCTTGAGTAAATTTACGGATACTCACAATTGTTCCCTTTAAAGAACAAGGGCGAATAACTGCGGCTATCCGGGATCCATTTTGCAATCTGGCATCTAATCTTGGATTTTCGTCATTGATTCTTCGACCAACACTTTGTGCTATTGAATTAACAGCTGCAAGCAAGACATCATCATTTGCAAATTTTGCTGGAGCTCTTTCTAATTTCCCTTTTTTTTCAATAAAAATTTCTTCTGGTCCATTAATTAAAATTTCTGAAACCTGGGGGTCTTCCATGTAAGGCCAGATCACTGCCATATTTTGTTTAATCGCATCATCAAAAACATTGCTAATGGTGGACATCTAGTTTCCTTACTTAGAGTTTTCTGAGGCCAGCTTTCTGTCTTCAGGCACAATAATCACTTTCCCTTTCATTTCAGTTTCTGGACAATTAAAGGAAAATATTCCTTCTAATTTCGGATTTATTTGAAATGTTTTGGGCTTGCCAAAAAGAGTGTTGTGATATTCTGAAAAAGCCTCAAAGGAAAAGCTAATATTTTTATTTTTCTCACTAACGTTAACGATGTGGAATTTATAATTATTTCCTTTTTTTAGCTTAATCGTTTCGGGGACAAATCCCGTATCTGTATTCATAATCACGATCTCCTGAGTGGGACCAGTGGACTCAAAAACGGCTTCAAATAAGCTCATTTCCTTTTCTGATTTTAGAGCTGCAGGTGATCTTGATTCGTCCTTTACTTTTTCAAAATCAATTTGTCGTCGAGACAAATCAATTTCCCAAGCTTTGATATGAACCGATCCAAAAAAAACAAAAAAACTAATGAAGAGTCGAACGATCTTGATACTCGCAGAATTCACGAGCAACCTCCATGGCTATATATTGCAGGTCCTTTTTATCCATTTTTCTCATCTCTGAAAGTATTCGTTCATAATCACTGGAACAGGAATTAATTTTTTTAAATGTTTGATATACAGTTTGAATATTATTTTCCATTTCATTAGATATTTGGCTCCAATCCATATTTAAAACGGGGTCAATAGCGCCAACTGTATAAAGAGCATCAAAAACTAATTGTAAGTTACCTTGTAAAAACATATTTCCTCCGAATTCCTAAGGGATTGTTTGAAAATCCTTTTCAAACACGTTCTTAATATGAAATTCGGCAGAATCAAAAATTTCTTGAGTCAAAATGAGATTATTTCTAAAAATAGGACCTAGAAGAAGATCCAAATGATTTTACGGTCCAACGAAGTAGATGACCTTGTGGGGACATTATCGAGTTAGTATTATTTGAAGCATCCTGATTCATTATTTAACCAAGCATAAAATGCTTTATCCGTAGGAAATTTAAAGTGAGCGTCCTTAGACCCAATAGGTCTTGACCACAGTTTTTCAAAGGGAACAGAGCAGGGAGAAAATCCAGCTTTGTGAATGGTGGCTTTTGTTGCTGTTTCCATGTGGGATTTGGAATTTCCGTCAAGGCCCGTAGTCTGAATCATGATATTTTTTCCAGAATAGTTGAAAGTGCCAGCACTTCCTACTTTGACTGAACTTTCACTAAGTACACCTGCTTTGATTTTTCCCGTTGTTGAATCGAATACGATTTCTTCTTTATTCGCTAGGGTGACATTTATTTCATTATTTTTTTTATTTACTTTGTAATTCGGCACTTGATCTCTGGGAATAAAGACAACTTCGGTTATATGAGATACCGCCTTATCTGTATTGTGATAGCCATCTAAAATGGTTAACCCCGTATCTTGTCTGGCAAAATTTTGGTGATGAAATTCAAAAACTCTTCGATCGATAAATTCTTTTCCTTGTCCGATAATATCAAATCGGTAGGGTCTTTGTTTTTTCATTTCATCAATACTTGTTTTGCCGGTTCTTAAATCTTGAAGAAATGAAGGATAGCATCTCTCAGTGCGAACGTCTTCACCGGTGACACATCCCAATTGGGGCGGCTCTTTCTGAGGGTTTTCATCTGATTTAAATAGCCAAGTTTGACTGTCCTTCTCTGGAGGCAAGGACTCTAAAGGCAAAGTAGATTTAGCAACTGAAGTTTTAGAGTTGTTACATTCAGGGTGCGGAAAACTCTTTGAGTAGTTCAAATTAGTGAGTGCCGACAATTTTTCCCAAATTTGGGCAAAGAAATTAGGTTCAGTGACTATTTCCTCAGAAAAGGCTTGGTTAAAACCAAAAAAGAGCAATGAAATGGTAAAATTAAAGCATAATTTTTTCAACAGAGTTCCTTATGGTAAATATCACTTTTGACTTGAATTCTTTTTATGCTCATCCAGGATGATCTTGGCTAATTCACTTGGGGAGACCCCCTCGGTCATCAGTCTTAGTTGTCTTTCTTTTCTAGCTTCTTTGGTAAGAATTATATTACTTTCGGAAATTTTAATAAGCATTTTCATCTCAAAGTTGCCATCTTTTATGTCGGGTTTAAATTCGGAAATAGTATTTTCTAAAAAAATTGAATAGGTGACTTGAACATCCCTTTTAAAGTTTTTGGTGTTCTTAAGGGCATAAATTGCTTCTTGAATCAATTCTTCAAATATAATTTCATAAGAAGATTCCTGATCAAGTTGATTGCGCAAAGGATCTCTCACTTTATTTATCATATCATCCGTATTAGGGCGTGAAAAAATGGCCTGGAGCGCTTCTTTTAATGGAACCAGTTTTCCTGAATAAGCCGATTTTGATTCTTTAATTTTATTTTTTATTAAGGCATTCATTTGGTCCAAATTTTTTAAAGTTAATTGATGATAAGTAAACAGAAGTCCCGCATGGGCTACTCCAGTTACAAAAAATAGGATCAAAGATGCTTTCTTTAACATATGAGATTTCACCCCGGATTAGATGATTAAATGAACCCGACCTCGTTTAAGTGTAACTTATGATATGATAAATTTTAATTTAAAGATTGTTTTCAATTTAAAGAGCTAGACTCTCGTCTTGCTGAGTAACTTATGGTTTCATTGATATGCTAACGCGATGATTCAATGGGTAAAAATATTCCTAATTGAGATTATTAGTGTCAGACTATTTTTTAATTAATTTAAATAATAAATTAGCAAATTGGAGGCTATTTTGAAAAGAATATATAAGGTTTTGTTAACGGCTTCGTCTTTATCCCTAACTTTTTGTGCCCCTACGGCCAAGCAGATAAAAGAAGTTATTGAAAAAGATCCATCAATTGTTTTTGTCGCAATTGAAAAGGAACCAGAGAAATTTATTGAGATCGTTAATAAGGCAGCACAAGAAGCTCAGAAGAAACAGCAAGAAAAAGCGTTCGATGAAGAAAAGAAGCAGCGAGATGCTGAATTTGCGAATCCATTGAAGCCAGAGATTCAAGATGATCGAGTTATGTTTGGTAAAAAAGATGCCCCAATCACTATTGTTGAGTATTCTGACTTTGAGTGTCCTTATTGCTCTCGGGGCTATCAGACGGTTAAGCAAGTAAAAGCTGAATACGGTGATAAAGTAAGAGTCATTTTCAAACATTTACCACTCGACTTTCATCCAATGGCAGAACCAGCTGCCAGATACTTTGAGGCTATTGCCATGCAGGACCATGCTAAAGCTGAAAAATTTCATGATGAGATCTTTGAAGGTCAAAGCAATCTTAAGTCTGAAAAAGAAGCCTTCCTTAAAAAAGTTGCTAAAAACGTAGGTGCTAATATGGCAAAGCTTGAGAAAGACTTAAAAGATGAAAAAATTTCTAAGAGAATCCGCGCTGATATGGAAGAGGCTCAAAAATTTGGAATCAGAGGAACCCCTGGTTTTGTAGTAAATGGAGTATCGCTAAAAGGAGCTTTGCCTTTAAGTGAGTTCAAGGATGTTATCGACAAGCATTTAAAGAAATAATTTTTCTAAAAATAGATTGTCTAAAAATCGTTTGCCTAAACAAAAAAAGCCGCCTACGCGGCTTTTTTTGTTTAGGGTGACTAAAAATGTCAATTTTTATCAAATAGAATTTTTATTGATATAAACTGAAAAGAAACATCTGTAGTAGCTAATTTTTTCAAATCACGAAACATATTGTTGTTAATTTCAAATTTTCATGTATTTTCCATCTCTGACAATTTTAATAGGAGATGATATGAAAATGAAAGTTTTAAGAAGTATGATTACTTTGATATTTATTTTGTGTTTTGAAAAAATATTACTAGCTCAGGAATTGAGACAAGAATTTACATCAAGTTCTGGAGCTAAAATAGTATTTAACTATTCTTTCGAAAAAGATTGCTTAAAATATTCTGATAACAGTGGGCATATGAACGCTTTAAAGGTCGCAAACCCTGTGCAGATTAGCGTTTATGGTGTTAACACCCTTTCGGCAGCAACTGCTGAAGTTGAGTTTTGGGCTGTGAGCACAGTTTATCACGGCGGTGCTAAACCAGAATTATTTCGAGTTTACAATCACTATGACAGAATTGTTTCTCTAGCATCTGCAAGTAATTCATTGACGGGGAACTTAGGAAAAGTTGCCGTAAGACTTAGCAATGGTGGAGCCGCTACTGATTATAAAATAGTTCAGAAAATTAGAGTTAAAGTTAATAACAAAGCGCTCGTTGATCCCATTAGCAGAACTGATCAATTTCTTGTATCTTTAGACAATGGTGTCGCTTGTTTTAATTTGTGATTTCTAGTAGTAGCTTTTTAGGCAAAGCTAGGATCTTCTAACTCAAATGGTCCCATGAGGTTCGCAGACCTATGTAAGTAAGCAACTCAAGGGCGTTCTTCTGAATTTCATCGATAATGGCAGGCGATTTAAGCGAATCGAAAAAGAGCGAGGATTCGCTGTTACCCTCAGCAAAATATCTGGATCTTCCAAACGAAGATATTCAGCTTTTGGAAGTAAATGCTGCAACAAAAATGTTTTTCCAGTTCGTCTGGGTTCGGTAATGAATGAGACAACTATTTAAATATTTAGGTAAAATTAGAAAATGTAGAAATATTAAGAATCAAGATGGCGTGCACGCATTAACATTTCATTGTAACATCCTCGACAGAATTAAACTTGCAAGTCGTTTTGGTCTTCAGTAAATTTGATTAAATGTGGTTTATTTTATTTTTTTTCTGTATAAAAGTTAACGCAGGCGAATGTGAAAGTTGGATGAAGAATTTAAAAATTAAAGGTACGTCTGAATGCTTATCAAAATGTTTTTCGGCAGAAACGAACCTTTCAACGTTTATGTGTCCTAATGAATGTAAGAGGCTCTGCAAAGCAACTGAAGATTCTTTTGGTTTGCTTAAATATTACGGTCTTAACAGTTCTGAAATTTCTTTCTGTGAAAATAATAAAGTTAAGTGTTTAAATGCCTATAAACTTTCATGGGATGCGGAAAAGTTGTGTTTAAAAATTTATTCAAACAGTCGCGTAAATGATGAAAATGATGCTTGTAGACATTATGTATGGTCTATCTTAATGGCTAAAGATTTGGGAACAGATGTCGCTGAATCTATATTAACTGCCCATGAAGATAATCCCCAAGAGCCAATTAATGAGAAGGCAATGGACTTAGCAAATAATAGATTAGGTCTGATTCAATATTCAAAATTTAAAAATAAAGAAATAACCTCTGAAGATATTTTAACTTCATTTAAAGAGCAAATGAAAAAAGATAAGTTTATTATGTTAAAACCAAGATATCGTTCTCAGGGAGGCCTGCCGTGAAGAAAAAATTAATTATATTATTATTCTTTGCTGTTTTTCCGTTGGCCTCAAATGCGCAATTATTTTGGGGAGGGAAAACTTTAAATCCTAAAGAAGTAAAGGAAAAATGGGGACATGAAAAGCTTGATTTGAAGAAATTTAAAGAGGGATCAGTGAAAGTAAAATCGTCTATGGCGTATTCAATTCTCTTGGATAAAACCTTAATTGGTAAATCTATAGATTATATTCGAAATAATTTGGGTAATCCTGATGGGTTTTACTTTATAGATAGTTACCCTGCTTATCTTATTCAAGAAGGGGCGAGTCATAAAGAAGAAACATGGCAGATTGTTTTTAAGCTCAATGAAAAATATAATGTCAGGGAGGTTATCGTTCATAAAAATTGCTGCGAATAAAAAAATGATGATCAGATTCTTGTAAGTTAATTAGTGGAGCCCAGAGGCCATAAATTTTCTAGTAGGCAAACCAATCTATATTTAGACAACGAACCGTTTCTGATTTTGAGGGTCCAATTTCTGTTACCAAATTTTTTATGAATTCGGCGAGTTGACCTCTAATCTGCTCAGCCAAGTCCTCCGATAAGGACATTGGCGCTGTGTAGAATAAGTCCTTTTCACTATGATTTTCCATTTCAACCAGGCTCTTGATGCGCCAATTTTGATGGTGTTTGGTGATAAATGGAGAATTACTTTCTAAATGGGTTTTCTGTGGCCCTGTAATTAATTTATTTTTTTCAAATGTCAGAAATTGATTTTGAATCAGAAAATCAATAGCCTTATTAACTTGGTTAGGTGGTAATTTTAAACGCTCAGCCAATAAGTGGATTGAATTGTATTGCTCCGTAGCGATGAGATTTCTTAATCCCGTGTAAACCCAAGAAGAGTAGTAAACAGATTTCATTTCATCTGTAAGAACTTTGTCCTTTTCAACTTTGTTTACCAAGTCTTTTTGTTCGGTTTGAGTTTTTTGGATTTGTAAGCTCAACACTTTCTTTAGTTTATGAGAACTCGTTCTTGAATAGTCAGTTAGAAGTAAAAAATAAAGGAGCTCTTTTGGGTTAAAATTAAATTCCTCAGAAAGTTCCAATGCATGTTCTTGGCTCATTTCTCTGTGCCCTTTAAAAATTTGGGTAACTGCTGCATTGCTGGTGGATAGTTTTCTTGCCAATTGATTAAAAAAACCACGTCCTTTATGA
It encodes:
- a CDS encoding ABC-F family ATP-binding cassette domain-containing protein, encoding MNLLQLQKANKSFGTKVLFQEASFSVNEGEHMGVIGPNGAGKSTLFKVLVGEQLLDSGQLIKSQQLRIGYLEQESEWNLSQTTEEFLNENCSKKIWELKIIGESLGLTETHFKTPLHQLSGGYRMRMKLVYLIGLEPNLMLLDEPTNFLDLESILALENFLQNYEGAFLLISHDREFLRRTTESTLEVEAGDITKFPGQIDDYFEQKNQLRIILEAQISNQEAKRKSIQDFVDRFGAKATKAKQAQSRLKQLEKMEQIEIKDLSVKAKIAIPVPIHTGKESLYLENADLGYQNNAILKNVTLRLNRGTHLGIVGVNGAGKSTLLRSLSGVLPLIKGTLTLGYQVNLGYFSQHSADQLDENDRIIDALEKAAHPDLKNQEILNLAGSLLFSGDAVYKKIKVLSGGEKSRVALGQILLKRCPFLLLDEPTNHLDFETVEALTEALREFEGTLVVVSHDRSFIRRVSSQILEIKDGGVDIYPGTYDEYIWSVQRRQKNSISDKSKSEIKNHLEQDEQVKVSIPKINFKEEIRKQNVKNREFQNQLLKIEKQLKLVEELRLKKTEELISANGHKAMELVKELKEHSDEIIRIENDWVSVMENLDRGLKKVEDWTKQK
- the sfsA gene encoding DNA/RNA nuclease SfsA, which codes for MRYVQQLETGILLKRYKRFFADIQFQDKQITAHVPNTGSLKSCLFEGQKCYFSHSSNPERKLKYTLESLETPTGLVGVNTQMPNQLVKKALENKFLKQWKNFDIIKPEFKISPETRIDFRVEDSNSKKVHYIEVKNVSLKEKGVALFPDAVTARGQKHLNELMKLQKEGNTCEIIFVIQRDDVKSFQAAKEIDSDYANLLKQSHDLGVLITPLVCHLNDQEIFLTNEILPVEF
- a CDS encoding CpaF family protein; translation: MSTISNVFDDAIKQNMAVIWPYMEDPQVSEILINGPEEIFIEKKGKLERAPAKFANDDVLLAAVNSIAQSVGRRINDENPRLDARLQNGSRIAAVIRPCSLKGTIVSIRKFTQAKISWADYVKMALSQKAALFLVICMRLGKNIIVSGGTGSGKTTLLTLLCSHIPPGQRIIVIEDSNELKITYEHVVFFETRQADAQGKFEVSMKDLLKSSLRLRPDRIIVGEVRSSEAIELINAMNTGHKGCMGTVHANTPEDAIIRLEALAQSGEAKISEKALRSQVSSAIEMIIQVSRLGDGSRRITEISEVHGFHPDGSYNVVPIFKIPRLVRKGDKLEGQLEPTGQRPSFYSEIIDNNLLFDKDLFVPNKAA
- a CDS encoding cupredoxin domain-containing protein, whose translation is MKAWEIDLSRRQIDFEKVKDESRSPAALKSEKEMSLFEAVFESTGPTQEIVIMNTDTGFVPETIKLKKGNNYKFHIVNVSEKNKNISFSFEAFSEYHNTLFGKPKTFQINPKLEGIFSFNCPETEMKGKVIIVPEDRKLASENSK
- a CDS encoding cytochrome translates to MFLQGNLQLVFDALYTVGAIDPVLNMDWSQISNEMENNIQTVYQTFKKINSCSSDYERILSEMRKMDKKDLQYIAMEVAREFCEYQDRSTLH
- a CDS encoding thioredoxin domain-containing protein gives rise to the protein MKRIYKVLLTASSLSLTFCAPTAKQIKEVIEKDPSIVFVAIEKEPEKFIEIVNKAAQEAQKKQQEKAFDEEKKQRDAEFANPLKPEIQDDRVMFGKKDAPITIVEYSDFECPYCSRGYQTVKQVKAEYGDKVRVIFKHLPLDFHPMAEPAARYFEAIAMQDHAKAEKFHDEIFEGQSNLKSEKEAFLKKVAKNVGANMAKLEKDLKDEKISKRIRADMEEAQKFGIRGTPGFVVNGVSLKGALPLSEFKDVIDKHLKK
- a CDS encoding TIGR02147 family protein, whose translation is MIFIIFMEMKYISIFDFSDYRKFVSTWLAQQPHKGRGFFNQLARKLSTSNAAVTQIFKGHREMSQEHALELSEEFNFNPKELLYFLLLTDYSRTSSHKLKKVLSLQIQKTQTEQKDLVNKVEKDKVLTDEMKSVYYSSWVYTGLRNLIATEQYNSIHLLAERLKLPPNQVNKAIDFLIQNQFLTFEKNKLITGPQKTHLESNSPFITKHHQNWRIKSLVEMENHSEKDLFYTAPMSLSEDLAEQIRGQLAEFIKNLVTEIGPSKSETVRCLNIDWFAY